The following coding sequences lie in one Longimicrobiaceae bacterium genomic window:
- a CDS encoding NRDE family protein, with translation MCLILLALDARPDYPLVVAANRDEFYTRPTAPAGWWDDAPGVLAGRDLRGGGTWMGVSRGGRFAAVTNYRDTLPVSPDAPSRGHLVGGFLRGGEAPEAYLRALEGRAGEYAGFNLLVGEGGRLWYFGNRGGEPPRELVPGVYGVSNALLDTPWPKVERGKAGLRAILGGGGPVDPEALFRLLWDAEPAADPLLPDTGVGIELERVLSSPFIRSPEYGTRASTVLLAGRGAVTLVERGMAAGEEGWTERRFTFAASPAAAGQ, from the coding sequence ATGTGCCTGATCCTCCTCGCGCTGGACGCGCGCCCCGACTACCCGCTGGTGGTGGCCGCCAACCGCGACGAGTTCTACACCCGCCCCACCGCCCCGGCCGGGTGGTGGGACGATGCGCCGGGGGTGCTCGCCGGGCGCGACCTGCGCGGCGGGGGGACGTGGATGGGCGTCTCCCGCGGGGGGCGCTTCGCCGCGGTCACCAACTACCGGGACACGCTCCCCGTCTCGCCGGACGCGCCGTCGCGGGGGCACCTGGTGGGCGGCTTCCTCCGCGGGGGGGAGGCGCCGGAGGCGTACCTGCGCGCTCTGGAGGGGCGGGCGGGGGAGTACGCCGGGTTCAACCTGCTGGTGGGGGAGGGGGGGCGTCTCTGGTACTTCGGGAACCGAGGCGGGGAGCCGCCGCGGGAGTTGGTGCCGGGGGTGTACGGGGTCAGCAACGCCCTGCTGGACACCCCCTGGCCCAAGGTGGAGCGGGGGAAGGCCGGGCTCCGGGCGATCCTCGGCGGGGGCGGCCCCGTGGACCCGGAGGCGCTCTTCCGCCTCCTGTGGGACGCGGAGCCCGCGGCCGACCCCCTCCTCCCCGACACGGGGGTCGGGATCGAGCTGGAGCGGGTCCTCTCCTCCCCCTTCATCCGCAGCCCGGAGTACGGCACCCGCGCCTCCACCGTGCTCCTGGCCGGCCGCGGCGCCGTGACGCTGGTGGAGCGCGGCATGGCCGCCGGGGAGGAGGGGTGGACGGAGAGACGGTTCACCTTCGCCGCCTCCCCGGCCGCCGCGGGTCAGTAG